Below is a window of Microvirga mediterraneensis DNA.
TTCGAGATCGACGATTGTGGCACGCGGACTATGGGGAGCGCCCAGCGCGGCCAGGATCTGAGCAAAGAGCCTGCGCTCACTGGGGCGTCCGGCCATCTCAACGACAAGCAGCCGGGTGCGTGCCGTACCGGTGTCGGGGTCGAAGGTGATGGCATGATCATCCCTGAACTTTTCGACAATCATCGACTTGCCCATGCCGCTGTCGCCATAGATTGCGAGCGAGGGCATCCGGGTCGTGCGAGGAAAGGCAAGCAGATGCTCGAACTGGTTAAGCACCTGCCGGGCTCGCGGATATGGAATCCAGCGCTTCGACCGGATGAAGTAGATCCGCTCGTGGTCAGGTCTGGTCAGGACCTGTGCGGCATCCTCGGTCAGGTGGGCTGGGGTGTCGATCATGCTGACTGCTCTCTGCGGCTTCAAGAGCCGTAGGTTGACGCGAGTCGATACCCTTGAGCGAGCCGAATTCGATGCCATCCCCGAAAGAGTTCAGCGCGTCCATAGGTCTCTGGCGCGCCTGAGCCGTCTTCTGGATAGCCTCGTCAATAATGCGCCGCTGAGCGAGGGCCGTCCGATGCAAATGGTCCGTATTGCGCTCGGCCCGCCCTGCCGCTCGCTCGCGATGCTGCGCTGCAGTCCATTCCCGCAGCGTCAGGGAGGGAAAGGCAAGATTGCGGGTCCGAGCTTCGACAAAATGCCCTGATGGACGCTGCACGAAGATCCGTGAGACATCCCGAGGGTCGTATTTGATAAGGACTGCCTGATCGAGCCGGCCGACATCGGCTGAGAGGACGGTCGACCAGTAGGCAATTCCGTGCAGGTGGATGCCGTCGGGCCGAAGCTTGCGGTGGGCATCGGGCAAAAAGGAAACCCAGAACGCCATGCGGTCCAGAGGCATCCTTAGCGCCAGACTCGCCTCGTTCTCACGCCAGACCGCGATCGGCGGGCGCTGGAGCGCGCGGTGGATCTCATGATGGTAGCGTCCCGCAATCTCCCACGCGATGATACACTCCAGTTCGCGAAGGGTCAGTGCCGAGACCTTCTGCGGGTCGATTTCACCGCGCTGGGATAGATTGCTCCCTGTCGAACCCGGCAGGAGGTGAACGCGCCCCATCATGGTGCCGATGAGGCGCTCAATGTGACCGCCATAGTGAGGTGTTCCGGGCGGACGCCAGACGGTTGCGATGCCCTCATTCCGGCACGCTCCGACGAAGGCGCGCGAGCGGAAGTCTGCACCATTGTCGACATGCACGGTTTCGGGCAGCCCGGCCACGGGCCAGACCGTATCGACCCCTCGCTCCTGTAACCATGTTGTTTTATCGTAGACCGCGTGCAGCATGCACAGGCCAACTGAAACCCGCGACGGTGGGTCGAGTGACAGATGAAAGCCCGTCACCATCCGCGTGAAGATGTCGATTGCAAGCGTCAGCCAAGGGCGGCGCTCGATTGGCTTACGGGTGACTTCGTCGACAAGAAAAATATCAACCTGCGTATGGTCGATCTGCACAATTTCGAGAGGGCGCGTGGCGACGTATTCTCCAGGAACGGGCCGGGTTGCCTTGATGCCTTGCGTGTCGCGTCGCTTAAGCGCGCGGACGCGCCGATCAATGGCATCAACCCGCGCTTTGACCGTGCGTCTGTCGGGTGCAGGCCACCCCTTTGCGGCGAACCGGGCATGAACCTGCTCGACGAGGTAGGTCAGGGTCGGGCGGCTGGGATGAAGATAGATCTCCCGGATCGTTTTGGCGATGAGCGCCTCGCGCGCTTTATCGAGCACGAACGTGCCTTGTCGCCGCCCACGCGATCGCGGTTCGAGCGCCTTCACTGTTTGGGCGGTTCGGTAGGCTTCGACCAGCCGGTACAAAGTAGCTCGGCTGACCCCTAGCTCCCAAGCGACATCTGCAACATCACTGCTCTTGAGGCGTTTGCCTTCATGGCGCTTAAGCAATTCACGGATGGCGGTCTCACGGCGACAACCCTCGGCCCATTGCCGATGCCGCTCCTCATCCTCGTAGATGCGCTCCTCGTCGCTCACCCTGACCTCGGAATTGACGCCAACGTTGGGAGGCAATCGTCTCAAAAGAAATGTACAAAGCCAATCAAATTCTCAAATTAAATGTATAATCTCAAATTAAGTGCTCAAAGCTAAGTGCTTGAAAACGCTCACCACGACGTCTCACACCAAGATGTCAACGGACAGCTGGACTCGTCGCTGCCCTGTTGGCTCATGGGTTAGGTCATGTCGCTGATGCTCTTCCGGAACCTTGCCAATGAGAGGCTGAACAGGATCACCGCAATGACTGCGAGCGCCGCGAATTGTGGCCAGACCACGTCAAGTCCGGCGCCGCGATATAAGATCGCCTGTGCCAGCGTGACGAAGTGCGTCGTCGGGGCCGCAAGCATGAGGGTCTGAACAAGGTCCGGCATGCTCTCGCGAGGTGTCGTGCCGCCAGACAGCATCTGCAGCGGGACCATGACCAGGATGAGCAGCATCCCGAACTGCGGCATGGAACGGGCTATAGTGCCCAAGAAGATGCCCAGGGAGGTCGTTGCGAACAGGTTCAGAGCCGCACCGGCGAGGAACAGCGCCACAGAGCCCTCAATCGGAACCGCCAGGAGGCCTTGCACGACAAAAGTTAAAGAAAATGCGCAGGCCGTAAGGACCACCAGCGCCATGGACCAGACCTTGCCGGTCATGATCTCGAACGGCGTGACTGGCATGACCAGAAGATGCTCGATGGTGCCATGCTCGCGCTCCCGGATCAGAGCGGCGCCAGTCAGAATGATGGACAGCATCGTGACCTGATTGATGACCTGGATCACGGCGCCGAACCAGCCCTTGTTCAGTTCAGGATTGAACCGAGCCCGCAAGGCGAGATCCACCGGCAGGGTCTGGGCCGCGCGGTACCGTTGGACGAACCCGTTGACCTCGCCGCTGACGATCTGCTGAATGTAGCCGCTGCCTGTAAAGGCCTGGCTCATGCGTGTCGCGTCAACGTTGAGCTGAATGGTTGGTCGCCGGCCGGCGAGCACATCCTGCTGGAAGTTGGGCGGGATATCGAGCGCAAAGGTGTCGAGTCCTGCATCCATGCGGGCATCCATCTCGGCGGGCGTGATCAGAACTGGCGAGATGAAAGAAGGTGGATAAAAGGCGCCGATGATACGGGCCGACAGGGGAGAGCGATCTTCATCGACAATGGCAACCGGTGCCTTGTTGAGGGTCTCCGGCATCGCCGTCGCGGCCGTATAGATCGCGAGGGTGAAGGAGTAGACAATAAGGATGAGCAGCATCGGATCTCGGGCGAGGCTGCGCAATTCCTTCATGCCTAGGTTCAGTATGTGGGACACGCGCATCGATCAGATCTCCTGCTTCTTCAGGAGCATCGCACTCAGGCCGATCAGAGTCGGCATCGCGATCAGCAGTGGGATAAACGAGGATTGGAGGTCGCCAAAGTCCAAGGCTTTCGAGAAGACGCCCCGGGAGATGGTCAGAAAGTAGGTGGCCGGATAGATGTTTCCGATAAACGCTCCCGCTCCTTCCAGCGACGAGACCGGATCGATCATGCCGGAATACTGCGCCGCCGGAATAACGGTCGCAATCGCCGTACCGAAGATGGCCGCGATCTGGCTGCGCATGAAGGATGACATCAGGAGACCCATGGCGGTCGCCGAGAAGGTGTAAAGCACTGCGCCAGTGGCAAGCGTGTGAAAGCTGCCGGTGAGCGGTACGCCGAACACCGTGACTGCGAGAAGGGTCATCAGCACGAAGTTGAGGAGGGCAAGCCCGATGTAGGGCAGTTGCTTGCCGAGCAGGAACTCCAGCTTGGTGACCGGCGTGACGTAGAGGTTGACAATCGAGCCGAGTTCCTTCTCCCGCACGACGCTGAGAGCCGCCAGCATGGCCGGGATCAGCAACAGTAGGAGCGGGATGACGGCCGGCACCATGGCCTGCAGGCTCTCAACATCCGGATTATAGCGGAAGCGGGTCTCGATGGTGGCGAGACTTGGTGCCTCTCTTTCGGAGGCCAGCCACTGTGCGTGCATGCCTTGAACATAGCCGCTGACGGTTTCGGCCCGCGTCGGCATGGAGCCGTCGATCCAGGCGCCGATCTGAACCGGCCGTCCTCGTGCGACATCGCGTCCGAAGCCAGGCGGGATCTCGAGCGCCAAGGTGATCTCACCCGCACGCATGCGCCGGTCGAGATCCTCGTAGTCGATGATCGACTCCTGTTCAACAAAGAAGCGGGAGCCTGCCAAATTTAGCGCGTAGTCCCGGCTCACTGAGGTCTGATCCCGATCCAGAACCGCGAACGTCAGGTTCTCCACATCCATGCTGATGCCGTAGCCCATGATGAACATCAGCAGAATACTGCCGACGAGGGCCAGGGTGGCACGGATCGGATCGCGCCGCAGCTCGAGTGCCTCTAGGACAGTATAACTAAACATCCGCCGTGGGTTGAAGAAGCGGCCCTTCGCGCGTTCTCTGGACTGACCAACCGGGATCTTGTCTGGATCCCCTGCGGATCGGACCGGGTGCGGCTTCTCCTGCCCTGACGCAGAAACGCTCGTCTGGCCCTCGGCAACAGCGTCCTCCAGATAGCCGATGAAAGCCTCCTCCAGCGTGTCAACGCCTCGCCTTTGGATGAGCCGCGCGGGCGTGTCGCTGACCAGCATCCGACCGGCGTGCATCAGTGAGATCCGATCACACCGCTCGGCCTCATTCATGAAGTGGGTCGAGATGAAGATCGTGACCCTATCCTGACGGGCCAGATTGACCATGATCTGCCAGAAAGCATCACGCGCGATCGGATCGACACCGGAGGTCGGCTCGTCGAGGATCAGCATCGCCGGCTCGTGGATCATCGCCACCGCCAGGGACAGCCTCTGGCGTTGACCGAGCGGCAGCCGGTCCGGTAGCACATCGATGACGTCATCCAAGCCGAACCGGCTAACCATCGCCTCGATCCGGCTCGCGATGAGATCCTCGGGCACATCGAACAGCCGGGCGTGCATTTCCAGATTCTGGCGGACGGTCAGCTCCGTGTAGAGCGAGAACGCCTGCGACATGTAGCCGACGTGCCGTCGGGCCTCGATGTTCCTAGCATCGACCGGCTTCCCGAACAGCCAGGCCTCGCCTTCGCTTGGCTGGAGAAGACCGGTCAGCATCTTCATCGTGGTCGTCTTGCCGCACCCATTCGAACCGAGAAAGCCGAAGATTTCGCCGCGCGGGATTTCGAAGCTGACATGGTCGACCGCCACGAAGTCGCCGAACCGCATGGTCAGGCCCTTGGCTTTGATCGCGATCTCGTCCTCCTCCGGTCGCGGTACGATCTCGACGGCTTTGTGCCCGCGGCGCTTCTCTTCTGGCATGAGGGCGATGAAGGCTTCTTCGAGCGTCGTGGTCGCAGTGCGTTCCAGCAAATCCCCTGGAGTGCCAGTGGCCAGCGCGCGCCCCTCGTCCATGGCCACGAGCCAATCGAAACCCGCCGCCTCCTCCATATAGGCGGTGGCTACGACCACGCTCATGCCTGGGCGGCCCGCCCGGATACGGTCGATCAATTCCCAGAACTGCCGCCGGGACAGCGGATCCACCCCCGTGGTCGGCTCGTCGAGGATCAGCAGGTCCGGATCATGAATGAGGGCACAGCAGAGGCCTAGTTTCTGTTTCATGCCTCCGGAGAGTTTACCGGCAGGCCGGTCGACGAACGGCGCCAGGCCGGTGCTCTCTGTCAGATCGGCAATGCGCCGCTCACGCTCGGCCCGGTCCTGTCCGAACAGCCGCCCGAAGAACTCGAGGTTCTCGAAGACCGAGAGCGTCGGATAGAGGTTTTTGCCGAGGCCCTGCGGCATGTAGGCGATGCGGGGGCAGACATCCTGGCGGTGGATCGCCTTGGCCATGTCGCCGCCCAGCACCTCGACACGGCCTGTCTGCAGCGCCCGGGCGCCCGCCACAAGGGACAGGAGGCTGGACTTGCCAACCCCATCGGGACCGATCAGCCCCACCATGCAGCCGGCCGGGATATCGAAGGTCACGGCATCGAGGGCTCGTGTCTTGTCATAGACGAGCGAAAGGTCCCTCAGGCGAGCCACGGGAGCCGCTGCGGCGTTTCCCACCGGAGCCGTCATGGCACCAGGTTCTGCAGGTTGGCGGGCCACTCGGCATCCGGGCTGATCTTGACGTAGGCCACCCCCGGCAACCCGGTCTTCACGTCGCGGATATACTTTTTCAGCAGGTCGGGCGGGATCTGCGCCTTGATCCGGAACATCAGCTTCTGGCGTTCACTCGCAGTCTCGACCGTCTTGGGCGTGAACTGGGCAACATCGGCCACAAACGTCGCCTTGGCTGGAATGACGTATTGCGGCACGGCGTCAAGAACGAGCCGCACCTCGGTCCCGATTCTCACGCGGCCTGCGGCTTCCGTCGGCAGAAAGAAGGTCATGTAGACGTCGCTGAGATCGACCATGTTCAGGACCCGGCCACCAGCGCCCAGCACCTCTCCCGGCTGTGCCACCCGGAACTGGACGCGCCCATCTCGCAGCGAGCGGAGGGTGCTGTCCCTGATGCTGGCCTGAATGCTCTCGATCATGGCTTCCGCGGCAGCGACTGCCGCTTGGGCGTTGACAACCTGGGCCTGCGCTGTGGCAATGGCCGCATCAGCGGCGGCGACCTGGGCTTTTGCCGCGCTCACGGCCGCGTTTGCGCTCTCGAAACGGGAGCGGTCAGTGTCGAGAACCTGCTGCGATGTCGTCCCACGCGATGCGAGTTCCTCTGATCGGGCGAACTGCTTCTGGGCAGCATCCCTCTCTGCCTCGCGCTGGGCGACCAGCGAGCCCGACGCCTGCCTTTCAGCCTGGCGCTGGATCACCTGGTGCCGGGCGGTTTCGATGCTGATCACGGCCTGCTGCTTCTGGGCTTCAGCCTGCTTGATCTGGGCCTGAAGCACATCGGTGTCCATCTGGGCGAGCACCTGGCCTGCGGTGACGAAATCACCTTCGTTGACCAGGACGTCTTCGATGCGACCGGCTGTCTTGGTGGCGATGTCAATCTCGACCGCCTCGATCCGGCCATTGCCATTCGCCAGTCCCTCAGGCAATGCCACTGGTTGGAGGAACTTCCAGGCCCAGTACAGGAGGCCTGCTGCCACTAGAAGGGTGGCGCTGCGGAATAGCCATTTTCTTGATTTCGTCATCGTTTGTCACGCCCAGCATTCTGCCGAAGGCGTTCCTCCCTCGGCAGCTACGATTTGAAGCAATGTTCAGGCCATCGTGATGCGACGGATTATGGGTACAAAGTTTCACGCTTCTGACGGAAGGCGGTATGGAGACCTTGTTCAGAAATGTCGCTGGGCATCAGAAGAACCAACATGGACCCGACCTGGATATTTAGAGGGAAAGATGTCCTCTGCACCTATTATTGTCAACCGTCGTTGACATAGATCAAGGTTTAGGCAACAAGTCGCTGCGGCCGGACCAGCCTTAGAGGGGGAAGTGGTGCAGCTTAGCATCGATCCGCTTGGCCGGCGCAAGACAGGAAACTACTGCCCCGCCCTGTTCATTGAACGCGGTCACAATGGAATACTTAAAAAGGCGCACCGGATCATGCTGTAGCAGAAGTCCCTCTCCGCAGTCGGACTTTGCGCCTGATATTTACGACGCGAGTTGGCTAAAGATTTCAATTTAGCCCGCTTCCGTCGAAAGGTTAGGAATTTGGCATAGTCGGTTCAATGTCAAAGCCGCCATTGGATCAGTCTTCTGAAGCAGGTAGTCTGCCGTGATGGGTCGCGATCATCTAAATCAATTCACACTTCAGAATCATGGAGCCCGCAACTATTGGGTGGGATGTCGCGGTGAGGCAGGCGGGTCGAAAGCGAACGCAGGACCGAGCGGCCATGCGGTCCCTGCCAGGTTTTTACGGGATTGAGGTTCTCTCGGCCTGGTATCCGAAGCAGATCACTTATCTGAATCTTGACTGATTCTGGGCCGCACAGAGTATCGCGCTCAAACCCTGTTGTTTTTAGAGCGATAGGAACTGTCTTAATGATGTCGGAGACGACGTCGTTTGAATAGCGGATGAGTGCAGGACGATTTGGCCTCAACGGGCTTCTCTGTACAAAACAGGGCATTAGCTAATTGGCTTGGCTCCAGCCGGGGATCACGTTGGGCGCTTCCATGGATGCTTCTATGGACGTCAAGTCTCGGTTTCAATCAGGCGAGGGTTTAGCTCTCCACTCTTCTAATGTGCACCCGCGTAGCACCTAACACGTAATCGGCTCAGACAGCTCACCCTTCTGAAGTCTGACCAAGCTGCTGTGCCTTCACATCTTTTGAGATCTTTACTCAGGTCATGCTTGTACGCCTATACAGGGCCACACCACTGTGCCAGTCTACATAGTTCACTGTGACAGAAGAATTGGGATGGACGCTTCTGCCAGAAGGTGCTGCGTTACGCCGCCGAGGATCATCTCGCGCCAGCGTGGATAGCCGAAGGCGCCGGCTACGATAAGGTCCGCGTTCAACTCAATCGCACGCACGGCGATCCGCTGCCCAATGCTCTCTTTCCCTGCCCCTTCAACATGCACGTTCGAACGGATGTCGTGGCGCGCAAGGTGGGCAGCGATATCTGC
It encodes the following:
- a CDS encoding Mu transposase C-terminal domain-containing protein — protein: MSDEERIYEDEERHRQWAEGCRRETAIRELLKRHEGKRLKSSDVADVAWELGVSRATLYRLVEAYRTAQTVKALEPRSRGRRQGTFVLDKAREALIAKTIREIYLHPSRPTLTYLVEQVHARFAAKGWPAPDRRTVKARVDAIDRRVRALKRRDTQGIKATRPVPGEYVATRPLEIVQIDHTQVDIFLVDEVTRKPIERRPWLTLAIDIFTRMVTGFHLSLDPPSRVSVGLCMLHAVYDKTTWLQERGVDTVWPVAGLPETVHVDNGADFRSRAFVGACRNEGIATVWRPPGTPHYGGHIERLIGTMMGRVHLLPGSTGSNLSQRGEIDPQKVSALTLRELECIIAWEIAGRYHHEIHRALQRPPIAVWRENEASLALRMPLDRMAFWVSFLPDAHRKLRPDGIHLHGIAYWSTVLSADVGRLDQAVLIKYDPRDVSRIFVQRPSGHFVEARTRNLAFPSLTLREWTAAQHRERAAGRAERNTDHLHRTALAQRRIIDEAIQKTAQARQRPMDALNSFGDGIEFGSLKGIDSRQPTALEAAESSQHDRHPSPPDRGCRTGPDQT
- a CDS encoding ABC transporter permease yields the protein MRVSHILNLGMKELRSLARDPMLLILIVYSFTLAIYTAATAMPETLNKAPVAIVDEDRSPLSARIIGAFYPPSFISPVLITPAEMDARMDAGLDTFALDIPPNFQQDVLAGRRPTIQLNVDATRMSQAFTGSGYIQQIVSGEVNGFVQRYRAAQTLPVDLALRARFNPELNKGWFGAVIQVINQVTMLSIILTGAALIREREHGTIEHLLVMPVTPFEIMTGKVWSMALVVLTACAFSLTFVVQGLLAVPIEGSVALFLAGAALNLFATTSLGIFLGTIARSMPQFGMLLILVMVPLQMLSGGTTPRESMPDLVQTLMLAAPTTHFVTLAQAILYRGAGLDVVWPQFAALAVIAVILFSLSLARFRKSISDMT
- the rbbA gene encoding ribosome-associated ATPase/putative transporter RbbA, which gives rise to MTAPVGNAAAAPVARLRDLSLVYDKTRALDAVTFDIPAGCMVGLIGPDGVGKSSLLSLVAGARALQTGRVEVLGGDMAKAIHRQDVCPRIAYMPQGLGKNLYPTLSVFENLEFFGRLFGQDRAERERRIADLTESTGLAPFVDRPAGKLSGGMKQKLGLCCALIHDPDLLILDEPTTGVDPLSRRQFWELIDRIRAGRPGMSVVVATAYMEEAAGFDWLVAMDEGRALATGTPGDLLERTATTTLEEAFIALMPEEKRRGHKAVEIVPRPEEDEIAIKAKGLTMRFGDFVAVDHVSFEIPRGEIFGFLGSNGCGKTTTMKMLTGLLQPSEGEAWLFGKPVDARNIEARRHVGYMSQAFSLYTELTVRQNLEMHARLFDVPEDLIASRIEAMVSRFGLDDVIDVLPDRLPLGQRQRLSLAVAMIHEPAMLILDEPTSGVDPIARDAFWQIMVNLARQDRVTIFISTHFMNEAERCDRISLMHAGRMLVSDTPARLIQRRGVDTLEEAFIGYLEDAVAEGQTSVSASGQEKPHPVRSAGDPDKIPVGQSRERAKGRFFNPRRMFSYTVLEALELRRDPIRATLALVGSILLMFIMGYGISMDVENLTFAVLDRDQTSVSRDYALNLAGSRFFVEQESIIDYEDLDRRMRAGEITLALEIPPGFGRDVARGRPVQIGAWIDGSMPTRAETVSGYVQGMHAQWLASEREAPSLATIETRFRYNPDVESLQAMVPAVIPLLLLLIPAMLAALSVVREKELGSIVNLYVTPVTKLEFLLGKQLPYIGLALLNFVLMTLLAVTVFGVPLTGSFHTLATGAVLYTFSATAMGLLMSSFMRSQIAAIFGTAIATVIPAAQYSGMIDPVSSLEGAGAFIGNIYPATYFLTISRGVFSKALDFGDLQSSFIPLLIAMPTLIGLSAMLLKKQEI
- a CDS encoding HlyD family secretion protein, translated to MTKSRKWLFRSATLLVAAGLLYWAWKFLQPVALPEGLANGNGRIEAVEIDIATKTAGRIEDVLVNEGDFVTAGQVLAQMDTDVLQAQIKQAEAQKQQAVISIETARHQVIQRQAERQASGSLVAQREAERDAAQKQFARSEELASRGTTSQQVLDTDRSRFESANAAVSAAKAQVAAADAAIATAQAQVVNAQAAVAAAEAMIESIQASIRDSTLRSLRDGRVQFRVAQPGEVLGAGGRVLNMVDLSDVYMTFFLPTEAAGRVRIGTEVRLVLDAVPQYVIPAKATFVADVAQFTPKTVETASERQKLMFRIKAQIPPDLLKKYIRDVKTGLPGVAYVKISPDAEWPANLQNLVP